One region of Bacillus pumilus genomic DNA includes:
- a CDS encoding iron-containing alcohol dehydrogenase: MTLNMKIESMQKFHTFEIPTVIKHGIGAVKHVGEEVKAYGVSKVLLVTDPGIYLAGVVDPVIASLKEAQIDVVLFDKVEPNPPVRLVNEGSALYEKEGCNGLVAVGGGSSMDTAKAIGVEATHEGSVLDYEAAEGKKPLENRIPPLTTIPTTAGTGSEVTQWAVITDEEREFKFNTGGPLIAAHLTVIDPKLHVSMPPHVTAMTGIDALAHAIECYTMKFAQPITDAVALMAIEYAAHYIRRAFADGEDLEARYGMAQAAMLAGLSYGSESAGAAHAMSQTLGGIIPVAHGQCVAAMMGPVMEYNWKGYPEKFARIAQAFGIDISRMSTEEAAKAAVNWMYDLVEDLEVPSLEEQGVSKDMIDRLSKEAMKDPQTIGNPRDLNEKAYNWIYARCFDLTPKTV, encoded by the coding sequence ATGACATTAAATATGAAAATTGAAAGCATGCAGAAATTCCATACATTTGAAATTCCGACTGTCATCAAACATGGCATCGGTGCAGTGAAACATGTTGGGGAAGAAGTAAAAGCATACGGTGTCTCAAAGGTATTACTTGTAACAGACCCAGGTATTTACCTGGCGGGCGTGGTAGATCCAGTGATTGCTTCATTAAAAGAAGCACAAATCGATGTGGTGCTATTTGATAAAGTAGAGCCAAACCCGCCAGTCCGTTTAGTGAATGAAGGCTCTGCGTTATATGAAAAAGAAGGCTGTAATGGATTAGTTGCAGTAGGCGGCGGAAGCTCAATGGATACAGCGAAGGCGATCGGTGTAGAAGCGACGCATGAAGGCTCAGTCCTTGATTACGAAGCGGCAGAGGGGAAAAAACCGCTTGAAAACAGAATCCCGCCTTTAACCACTATTCCGACAACAGCTGGTACAGGTTCAGAAGTCACGCAGTGGGCAGTGATTACAGATGAAGAAAGAGAATTCAAATTCAACACAGGTGGCCCGCTCATTGCAGCTCACCTCACAGTCATTGATCCAAAGCTACATGTATCCATGCCGCCTCATGTGACGGCAATGACTGGAATTGATGCACTTGCACACGCCATTGAATGCTATACAATGAAATTTGCTCAGCCTATTACAGATGCGGTCGCGCTCATGGCCATTGAATATGCAGCTCATTATATTCGCCGTGCCTTTGCCGATGGTGAGGACTTAGAAGCCAGGTATGGAATGGCACAAGCTGCAATGCTTGCCGGGCTTTCTTATGGAAGCGAATCAGCTGGAGCTGCACATGCGATGAGTCAAACACTCGGAGGCATTATTCCTGTAGCGCATGGTCAGTGTGTCGCAGCAATGATGGGACCGGTGATGGAGTATAACTGGAAAGGGTATCCCGAAAAATTTGCTCGTATTGCGCAAGCATTTGGAATTGATATTAGCCGAATGTCAACAGAGGAAGCCGCAAAAGCAGCAGTGAACTGGATGTATGATTTAGTGGAAGACCTAGAAGTTCCTTCATTAGAAGAACAAGGTGTATCAAAAGATATGATTGACCGTTTATCTAAAGAAGCAATGAAAGATCCGCAAACAATTGGAAACCCAAGAGATCTAAACGAAAAAGCGTACAACTGGATTTATGCTCGCTGTTTTGATCTAACACCTAAAACAGTGTAA
- the rodA gene encoding rod shape-determining protein RodA has protein sequence MKKQYSIDFVLLLTVICLFVISLIAVYSGSGQYESQDMFYFVKRQIFWYIVGFGLMAAAAYFDYELLERLSFRLFTGGIFLIILVHFFGTSQNGSQRWISFGSIKIQPSEFMKIFVILLLAAVLNQYKHQRFSFKESIIPTSKVVCWTVVPFFLILIQPDLGTALVILSIAFTLMLVSGISSKMMAALMASFIALLSFLVYLHNEHFEHFTKIIKPHQLDRIYGWLSPDEFDSTYGYQLKQSMLGIGSGQLLGSGFTQGHQVQGGNIPEAHTDFIFAVIGEEFGFIGASLLMCLYLMMIYRIIHVAMHANTLYGLYICAGVVGLIVFQVFQNVGMTIGLMPVTGLALPFISYGGSALLTNMIAIGLVFSVNIRSSSYMFGDNWN, from the coding sequence ATGAAAAAACAGTACAGCATTGACTTCGTACTTTTACTCACTGTGATTTGTTTATTTGTCATCAGCCTAATAGCTGTATATAGCGGATCAGGACAGTATGAATCGCAGGATATGTTTTATTTCGTCAAAAGACAAATTTTCTGGTATATCGTCGGTTTCGGTCTTATGGCCGCTGCTGCATACTTTGATTATGAACTTCTTGAGCGTTTATCTTTTCGGTTATTTACAGGTGGTATTTTTCTCATTATTCTTGTGCACTTTTTCGGAACGAGTCAAAACGGATCCCAAAGATGGATCAGCTTCGGTTCAATCAAAATTCAGCCATCAGAGTTCATGAAAATTTTTGTGATCCTGCTACTAGCGGCTGTCTTGAACCAATACAAGCATCAGCGATTTTCGTTTAAAGAAAGTATCATTCCTACAAGTAAAGTCGTTTGCTGGACCGTTGTCCCTTTTTTCCTCATCTTAATTCAGCCTGATTTAGGGACAGCGCTCGTGATATTATCTATCGCCTTTACACTGATGCTTGTGTCAGGAATTTCTAGCAAGATGATGGCCGCATTAATGGCTTCTTTTATTGCACTTCTTTCATTTTTGGTCTACTTACACAACGAACACTTTGAGCATTTCACAAAAATCATTAAGCCACATCAGCTTGATCGCATTTATGGCTGGCTCTCCCCCGATGAATTTGATTCAACATACGGGTATCAGCTGAAACAATCGATGCTCGGCATTGGATCAGGTCAATTATTAGGTAGCGGTTTTACACAGGGGCATCAAGTACAAGGTGGCAATATCCCTGAAGCGCATACGGATTTTATATTTGCCGTCATTGGTGAGGAGTTTGGTTTTATCGGCGCCTCCCTTTTGATGTGTTTGTACTTAATGATGATTTACCGAATCATTCATGTGGCTATGCATGCTAATACGCTTTATGGTTTGTACATATGTGCAGGAGTCGTTGGGCTGATCGTGTTTCAAGTTTTCCAAAACGTAGGGATGACAATCGGTTTAATGCCTGTGACAGGACTCGCGCTTCCTTTTATAAGCTATGGAGGCAGTGCGCTATTGACGAACATGATCGCCATTGGCCTCGTGTTTAGTGTCAATATCAGGTCATCATCCTATATGTTTGGAGACAACTGGAATTGA
- a CDS encoding DUF1232 domain-containing protein produces MDSKTTELGSLLKERLQQRSLSLRELSTYTEIDKATLSRIMNGKRKPTLNHLQRLSDSLNLSLDQLLAASGFPIKNEKVHSDTFIQTVVEIEKTLKDEEVYDGTFSQTKLKQKLNEYETYSQTNEGKETISAKFEKKMESVNGAGPFLQHLKDMYSLFMTGRGTSRELMMMGSALLYFIMPVDLIPDFIFPIGYIDDAAAVKIVIDQLTNR; encoded by the coding sequence ATGGATTCTAAAACAACTGAGCTTGGGTCTCTCTTAAAGGAAAGATTGCAACAACGTTCTTTATCTTTAAGAGAGCTCAGCACATACACAGAAATTGATAAAGCGACACTGTCTCGAATCATGAATGGAAAAAGAAAACCAACTTTGAATCATCTGCAGCGGCTTTCAGATTCTCTGAACCTATCATTAGATCAACTATTAGCTGCTTCAGGGTTTCCAATCAAAAACGAAAAGGTACATAGTGATACGTTCATACAAACGGTCGTAGAGATCGAAAAAACACTGAAAGATGAGGAGGTCTACGACGGTACATTTAGTCAGACCAAATTGAAACAAAAGCTAAACGAATATGAGACCTATAGCCAAACAAACGAGGGAAAAGAAACGATCTCGGCAAAGTTTGAGAAAAAGATGGAATCGGTAAACGGCGCCGGGCCATTCCTTCAGCATTTGAAAGACATGTACAGCTTATTTATGACCGGACGAGGTACTTCTCGAGAATTAATGATGATGGGGAGCGCACTCCTTTATTTCATTATGCCTGTTGACTTAATACCAGATTTTATTTTTCCGATCGGCTATATTGATGATGCTGCGGCTGTGAAAATCGTCATAGACCAGCTGACAAATAGGTAG
- a CDS encoding HNH endonuclease — MKKIILSFLALVIILAGLPMSFVSATEDSPKAKTAVEPGRKQYIPDVEPNATEDDLISDDELEEISEAEWDKLPTVAEDGTVGPIPEGPVIKTKALTKILKLLQKPAVKEVKKGKKVKRYTEKHTNKGITGIHIKNGKLAGQKHPVTKVPFSKQGFPVFSARHSMTLPLKEVKSSNYTQFKLANADLKKRVNSNITLMGKFTKAQLKEIDAGKTPTGYTWHHHEQVGRMQLVDTWKHEKTGHTGGRSIWGSFK, encoded by the coding sequence TTGAAGAAAATAATTTTATCATTCCTAGCACTCGTAATAATATTGGCCGGCTTACCAATGAGTTTTGTGAGTGCAACTGAAGATTCTCCAAAAGCTAAAACAGCTGTAGAGCCAGGCAGAAAGCAGTATATTCCTGATGTAGAACCAAATGCTACAGAAGATGATCTTATTTCTGATGATGAATTAGAAGAAATTTCAGAGGCTGAGTGGGACAAACTTCCAACTGTCGCGGAAGATGGTACTGTTGGTCCTATACCTGAAGGACCTGTAATTAAAACAAAAGCCTTAACTAAAATTCTTAAACTTCTTCAAAAACCTGCTGTAAAAGAGGTGAAGAAAGGTAAGAAAGTAAAACGCTATACGGAGAAACATACCAACAAAGGAATCACTGGTATTCATATTAAAAACGGAAAGCTTGCAGGTCAAAAACATCCTGTAACTAAGGTTCCTTTTTCTAAACAAGGTTTTCCTGTTTTTAGCGCTAGACATTCAATGACATTGCCACTTAAAGAAGTGAAGTCATCTAACTATACTCAATTTAAATTAGCTAATGCTGATTTGAAAAAAAGGGTCAATAGTAACATCACATTGATGGGTAAGTTTACAAAAGCTCAACTAAAAGAGATAGATGCCGGTAAAACTCCTACAGGGTATACTTGGCATCATCATGAACAAGTTGGTCGTATGCAACTAGTTGATACTTGGAAGCATGAGAAAACAGGGCATACTGGTGGAAGATCTATTTGGGGTAGCTTCAAATAA
- a CDS encoding DinB family protein codes for MSLLHDARQELWQELQGLNEEQLNQKLSDDTWSIQEVADHLKKMDLVAAKHLAAEGKKAPIKEYEPKPVEMAEDRSRKATAPSIVEPERKHVTPTHLKDELDTAREQLNQILSTFTEDDFKRVIAHPVFEELSLKQYLDFIGAHEKRHIHQIKEIKEQL; via the coding sequence ATGAGTTTATTACATGATGCAAGACAAGAATTGTGGCAAGAGCTACAAGGTTTGAACGAAGAGCAATTGAATCAAAAATTATCTGATGATACTTGGAGTATTCAAGAGGTGGCAGATCATTTAAAGAAGATGGACCTCGTGGCAGCAAAACATCTAGCTGCTGAGGGAAAAAAAGCACCGATCAAAGAATATGAGCCAAAGCCGGTGGAAATGGCAGAGGATCGTTCTAGAAAAGCGACTGCGCCTAGTATTGTTGAGCCTGAGCGCAAGCATGTGACACCTACACATTTAAAAGATGAACTCGATACAGCCCGTGAGCAGCTCAATCAAATTCTATCAACGTTTACTGAGGATGATTTCAAACGCGTCATTGCACACCCTGTGTTTGAAGAGTTATCGCTTAAGCAATATCTTGATTTTATCGGCGCACACGAAAAACGCCATATCCATCAAATCAAAGAAATTAAAGAACAGCTATAA
- the cudC gene encoding choline uptake/conversion transcriptional regulator CudC: MKKQEQPQAEERILAAKDLVIDSIAETMDLYGITRSAGILYGTMYLNEEMTLDEMREELQMSKPSMSTGVKKLQDMNIVKKTFHRGRRKHSFVAEKDFFKFFMNFFPQKWEREVEVNLAAIEEAQVRLQEVARDDQLEEHIREEAQQLIEQLESSKAYYDWLRRLANSVHSGEIFDYIPIDQKDK, from the coding sequence ATGAAAAAGCAGGAACAGCCGCAAGCAGAAGAACGTATTTTAGCTGCTAAAGATCTAGTCATTGATTCCATAGCTGAAACGATGGATCTCTATGGAATTACACGAAGTGCTGGTATTCTCTATGGGACCATGTATTTAAATGAGGAAATGACGCTGGATGAAATGCGTGAAGAGCTGCAAATGAGCAAGCCAAGTATGAGTACAGGTGTGAAAAAGCTTCAAGACATGAATATTGTCAAAAAGACCTTTCACCGAGGACGAAGAAAACATAGCTTTGTTGCTGAAAAAGACTTTTTTAAGTTTTTCATGAACTTCTTTCCACAAAAGTGGGAACGAGAGGTCGAGGTCAATTTAGCGGCGATAGAAGAAGCGCAAGTCCGGCTTCAAGAGGTGGCTCGTGATGATCAGCTGGAGGAACATATAAGAGAGGAAGCGCAGCAGCTGATTGAGCAGCTTGAAAGTTCAAAAGCCTACTATGACTGGCTGAGACGTTTAGCAAACTCTGTTCATTCAGGGGAAATCTTTGACTATATCCCGATTGATCAGAAAGATAAATAG
- the ftsW gene encoding putative lipid II flippase FtsW has protein sequence MAFLLSHLKRVDLVLVGTIVFLCLFGLLMVYSASYPLGEVKYEKGSYFFIKQWQWLLIGGFFFFIAALFPYQIYRKWMKWLVMLSLLCLILVLIPGIGVVKNNSQRWIQLGSLMLQPSEAVKLVMVIYFAYVYANKQAYITSFKKGVLPPLILLSLVFLLILKQPDLGTAVSILLSCGIILLCAGLKTRHLILLGSTAVACITFFAVTAPYRLKRLTSFRDPFQYEDGDGYQLIHSYLAMNSGGLTGNGLGGSIQKLGFLPEAHTDFIMAIISEELGIMGILIVIGAYLFIMYRAMRIVQALHDPFGKLLTIGLTFQIMLQAVFNLGAVFGLLPITGIPLPFISYGGSSLVFMMISAGILVNLSSYVKRSPYRAHAK, from the coding sequence ATGGCATTCCTTCTATCTCATCTCAAAAGAGTCGACCTCGTTCTTGTTGGAACGATTGTGTTCCTCTGCTTATTTGGTTTACTGATGGTGTACAGTGCAAGTTATCCTTTAGGAGAAGTGAAGTATGAGAAGGGTAGCTATTTCTTTATCAAACAATGGCAATGGCTCCTGATTGGGGGATTCTTTTTTTTCATTGCCGCTCTTTTCCCTTATCAGATTTATCGTAAATGGATGAAATGGCTTGTCATGCTGTCATTGCTATGTCTCATCCTAGTCCTGATTCCTGGAATTGGTGTTGTCAAAAACAATTCACAGCGGTGGATTCAGCTGGGCTCTCTTATGCTCCAACCTTCTGAAGCTGTGAAACTAGTGATGGTGATCTATTTTGCCTATGTGTACGCGAATAAACAGGCGTACATTACATCTTTTAAAAAAGGCGTACTGCCGCCACTCATCCTTTTAAGTCTTGTTTTTTTATTAATCTTAAAACAGCCTGATTTAGGCACAGCTGTGTCTATTTTATTAAGCTGTGGCATCATTTTATTATGCGCTGGGTTGAAAACGCGCCATCTCATTTTGCTAGGATCGACTGCCGTAGCATGTATCACTTTTTTTGCAGTGACAGCTCCTTACCGTTTGAAGCGGCTGACTTCTTTTCGTGATCCCTTTCAGTATGAAGATGGGGATGGCTATCAGTTGATTCATTCGTATCTCGCAATGAATTCCGGCGGGCTGACAGGGAATGGCTTAGGCGGGAGTATTCAAAAGCTAGGCTTTCTTCCCGAAGCGCATACGGATTTTATTATGGCCATTATCAGTGAAGAGCTGGGCATTATGGGGATTTTGATTGTGATAGGTGCATATCTATTCATCATGTATCGCGCAATGCGAATTGTGCAGGCTTTACATGACCCTTTTGGAAAACTGTTAACGATTGGGCTTACGTTTCAAATCATGCTCCAAGCAGTCTTTAATTTAGGCGCTGTCTTTGGTCTTCTTCCGATCACAGGCATTCCGCTTCCTTTCATTAGTTATGGTGGCTCCTCCCTAGTGTTCATGATGATATCTGCTGGTATTCTCGTAAATCTTTCTTCATATGTAAAAAGGAGCCCATATCGGGCACATGCCAAATAG
- a CDS encoding flotillin family protein: protein MPGTTILIIIGIVLVILIALIGVFVSKYRTAGPDEALIVTGSYLGSKNVHVDEGGNKIKIVRGGGTFVLPVFQQAEPLSLLSSKLDVSTPEVYTEQGVPVMADGTAIIKIGGSIEEIATAAEQFLGKTKEDRENEAREVLEGHLRSILGSMTVEEIYKNREKFSQEVQRVASQDLAKMGLVIVSFTIKDVRDKNGYLESLGKPRIAQVKRDADIATAEADKETRIKRAEADKDAKKSELERATEIAEAEKINELKRAEFRREQDTAKASADQAYDLETARNRQHVTEQEMQVKIIERQKQIELEEKEIQRRERQYDSEVKKKADADRYAVEQSAAAEKAKRLAEADAKKYSIEAMAKAEAEKVRIDGLAKAEADRAKGETEAEVIRLKGLAEAEAKEKIAEAFEQYGQAAILDMIVKMLPEYAKQVSAPLSNIDKITVVDTGGNGEGSGANKVTGYATNLMSSLQESLKASSGIDVKEIIENFSGKGNVKQSIQELTNEIKQPRKKEIADTQIEE from the coding sequence ATGCCAGGAACAACCATTTTGATAATCATTGGAATTGTGCTTGTGATTCTGATTGCACTTATTGGTGTATTTGTTTCGAAATACCGGACTGCAGGTCCAGATGAAGCGTTAATCGTCACAGGAAGTTACCTCGGAAGTAAAAATGTCCACGTGGATGAAGGTGGAAACAAGATTAAGATTGTAAGAGGCGGAGGTACCTTTGTACTCCCTGTTTTTCAACAAGCAGAGCCGCTCAGCTTACTATCTAGCAAGCTAGATGTTTCAACACCTGAAGTCTATACTGAACAAGGTGTACCAGTCATGGCGGACGGAACAGCCATCATTAAAATCGGCGGATCGATTGAAGAAATTGCTACTGCTGCAGAGCAATTTTTAGGTAAAACAAAAGAAGACCGCGAAAACGAAGCGAGAGAAGTTTTAGAAGGACACCTTCGCTCCATTTTAGGGTCAATGACAGTTGAAGAGATTTATAAAAACAGAGAGAAATTTTCTCAAGAAGTACAGCGTGTCGCTTCTCAAGATCTAGCGAAAATGGGTCTTGTCATTGTATCGTTTACAATCAAAGATGTCCGTGATAAAAATGGCTATTTAGAATCACTAGGTAAACCTAGAATTGCCCAAGTGAAACGCGATGCAGATATTGCAACAGCAGAAGCAGATAAAGAAACACGTATCAAACGTGCAGAAGCAGATAAAGATGCGAAGAAATCTGAGCTTGAGCGTGCCACTGAAATCGCTGAAGCAGAAAAGATCAATGAGCTGAAAAGAGCAGAATTCAGACGTGAACAAGATACAGCAAAAGCAAGTGCCGACCAAGCGTACGATCTTGAAACAGCACGTAACCGTCAGCACGTAACTGAACAAGAAATGCAAGTAAAAATCATTGAACGTCAGAAGCAAATTGAATTAGAAGAAAAAGAGATCCAGCGTCGTGAGCGTCAATACGATTCTGAAGTGAAAAAGAAAGCAGATGCGGATCGTTATGCGGTTGAGCAGTCAGCTGCAGCGGAAAAAGCGAAACGCCTCGCTGAAGCAGATGCCAAGAAATACAGCATTGAAGCAATGGCAAAAGCAGAAGCTGAGAAAGTCCGAATTGACGGGCTTGCCAAAGCGGAAGCTGATCGTGCAAAAGGGGAAACAGAGGCAGAAGTCATTAGACTGAAAGGACTTGCGGAAGCCGAAGCGAAAGAGAAAATCGCTGAAGCATTCGAACAGTATGGTCAGGCAGCGATTCTTGATATGATTGTGAAAATGCTTCCTGAATATGCGAAGCAAGTATCTGCACCACTTTCTAACATTGATAAAATTACGGTTGTGGATACGGGAGGTAACGGAGAAGGCAGCGGTGCCAATAAAGTCACTGGCTATGCTACAAACCTTATGTCCAGTCTGCAAGAAAGCCTGAAAGCATCCTCTGGAATTGATGTCAAAGAAATTATTGAGAACTTTTCCGGCAAAGGTAATGTGAAGCAAAGCATTCAGGAACTAACGAATGAAATCAAACAGCCAAGAAAAAAAGAGATCGCTGATACTCAAATAGAAGAATAA
- a CDS encoding tetratricopeptide repeat protein: protein MEKVLSSHVGVKINEWYKMIRQFSVPDAEILKAEVEQEIEQMEEDQDLLIYYQLMCFRHQIMLDYIQPVDFNKNRPSISTLLEQIESSQEKLTGMLEYYKLFFTGMYEFSNKEYVEAIKYYRKAENKLGVVTDEIEKAEFHFKVAEAYYIMKQTHVSMHHILKAMEIYEKYDLYKVRKIQCSFVIAGNYDDMKYSEKALPHLEKSLKMAEEAKNNRLISSAYYNLADCYECLGDIDQAIYFCEKAVQINENERYDNLPHSLYFLSSLLMKKGDYKQGKDILDYGLSISIQFQDELYKQLFRFIKALYVDKVNIDQINQVFHSLDENKIYAYLEELSYDVADMFKSKGDHEAANEFLMKMLDTQTKILKGDCLYEY from the coding sequence ATGGAGAAAGTTCTTTCTTCACATGTTGGTGTGAAAATAAATGAATGGTATAAAATGATTCGACAATTTAGTGTACCAGATGCAGAGATTTTGAAAGCTGAAGTTGAACAAGAAATTGAACAGATGGAAGAGGATCAGGATCTGCTCATTTATTATCAATTGATGTGTTTTCGACATCAAATTATGTTAGATTACATACAGCCAGTAGACTTCAATAAAAACAGACCATCAATTTCAACCCTCCTAGAACAGATAGAATCTTCTCAAGAAAAGCTCACCGGAATGTTAGAGTATTACAAGTTATTTTTCACAGGTATGTATGAGTTTAGTAATAAAGAATATGTAGAAGCAATAAAGTATTATAGAAAAGCTGAAAATAAACTTGGTGTCGTCACTGACGAAATTGAAAAAGCGGAATTCCACTTTAAAGTAGCTGAAGCCTATTACATTATGAAACAAACACATGTCTCTATGCACCACATATTGAAAGCGATGGAGATATACGAAAAATATGATTTGTATAAAGTGAGGAAAATTCAATGCTCATTTGTCATTGCAGGTAACTATGATGATATGAAATATAGTGAGAAGGCCCTTCCTCATTTAGAGAAATCGTTGAAGATGGCAGAGGAAGCGAAAAACAATAGGTTGATCTCATCCGCATATTATAATCTTGCTGATTGCTATGAATGTTTGGGAGATATAGATCAGGCAATTTATTTTTGTGAAAAGGCTGTTCAGATTAACGAAAATGAGAGGTACGACAACTTACCACATTCGCTTTATTTTCTGTCGTCATTACTAATGAAGAAAGGCGACTATAAACAAGGTAAGGATATTCTTGATTATGGTCTTTCTATTTCTATTCAATTTCAGGATGAGTTATACAAACAATTGTTCCGCTTTATCAAAGCTCTATATGTTGATAAAGTTAATATTGACCAAATTAATCAGGTCTTTCACTCCTTAGATGAGAACAAAATCTATGCTTACCTAGAAGAGCTGTCTTATGATGTGGCGGATATGTTCAAATCAAAAGGTGATCATGAAGCAGCAAATGAATTTTTAATGAAAATGTTGGACACACAAACAAAAATTCTGAAAGGAGACTGTCTGTATGAGTATTAA
- the betB gene encoding betaine-aldehyde dehydrogenase, protein MSQTLFIDGQWVGAKSGDTRDIINPFNQEVIATVSEGSRNDAQLAIKAARKAFDQGDWANLPGLERGNMVFKIAELIRRDLDELAKLESLDTGKTVEESKADMDDIANVFQYYAGLADKDGGEIIASPIPNSKSELVREPVGVCGQITPWNYPLLQASWKIAPALAAGNTIVLKPSEITPLTTIKVFKLMEEAGIPAGVANLVLGPGATVGDELAVNDQVDLISFTGGIETGKKIMQGASGNVKKIALELGGKNPNIVFQDADLDVAVDQAMNAVFFHAGQVCSAGSRLLVEESIHAEFLEELVKRTKKIKLGNGFDEETQSGPLISAEHREKVEKYVSIGLDEGAKLETGGKRPDAEELSNGFFYLPTIFSGCTSEMRIVQEEVFGPVLTVESFRTEEEVIELANDTIYGLAGAVWSTDISKAERVARQLRLGTVWINDFHPYFAQAPWGGYKQSGLGRELGRTGLEEYTELKHVYRNTKPEAIRWFQ, encoded by the coding sequence ATGAGTCAAACACTATTTATAGATGGACAATGGGTTGGCGCCAAAAGTGGCGACACGCGGGATATCATTAATCCATTTAATCAAGAAGTGATCGCGACAGTCAGTGAAGGATCAAGAAATGACGCGCAGCTAGCCATTAAGGCAGCGAGAAAAGCCTTCGATCAAGGTGACTGGGCAAACTTGCCTGGACTTGAAAGAGGAAATATGGTGTTTAAGATTGCTGAATTGATTAGACGTGATCTTGATGAACTAGCCAAATTAGAATCGCTTGATACTGGTAAAACAGTAGAGGAAAGCAAAGCAGACATGGACGATATTGCGAACGTGTTCCAATATTACGCCGGTCTTGCCGACAAAGATGGCGGGGAAATCATTGCATCGCCAATTCCGAACTCTAAAAGCGAATTGGTCAGAGAGCCTGTCGGTGTATGCGGGCAAATTACTCCATGGAACTATCCATTGCTTCAAGCAAGCTGGAAAATCGCTCCTGCTCTAGCGGCGGGGAATACAATCGTATTAAAGCCAAGTGAAATTACACCACTCACCACGATCAAAGTATTCAAACTCATGGAAGAAGCAGGCATTCCAGCAGGGGTTGCGAACCTAGTCCTTGGGCCAGGTGCAACGGTTGGTGATGAGCTTGCTGTGAATGATCAAGTCGATTTGATTTCATTTACAGGCGGTATTGAAACAGGTAAGAAAATCATGCAGGGAGCCAGTGGGAATGTGAAGAAAATCGCCCTTGAGCTCGGCGGGAAAAATCCGAATATTGTGTTTCAAGATGCTGATTTAGACGTAGCGGTTGACCAGGCAATGAATGCTGTGTTTTTCCATGCGGGGCAAGTGTGTTCAGCAGGTTCACGTTTGCTAGTGGAAGAATCCATTCATGCTGAATTTTTAGAAGAACTGGTGAAGCGCACGAAAAAAATCAAGCTAGGCAACGGCTTTGATGAAGAAACCCAAAGCGGCCCGCTCATCTCAGCTGAGCATCGAGAAAAAGTAGAAAAATACGTCAGCATTGGGTTAGATGAAGGCGCCAAATTAGAAACAGGCGGAAAAAGACCGGACGCAGAGGAGCTTTCAAATGGGTTCTTCTACTTGCCAACGATATTCTCAGGCTGCACGTCAGAGATGCGGATTGTCCAGGAAGAAGTCTTTGGCCCAGTATTGACAGTTGAATCCTTTCGTACAGAGGAAGAAGTGATTGAGCTGGCAAACGATACGATTTATGGATTAGCAGGAGCCGTGTGGTCTACTGATATCAGCAAGGCCGAAAGAGTCGCTCGTCAATTAAGATTAGGCACAGTTTGGATCAATGACTTCCATCCTTATTTCGCTCAAGCACCTTGGGGTGGATATAAACAATCAGGTCTAGGACGTGAATTAGGACGCACCGGTCTTGAGGAATATACGGAACTGAAGCATGTATATCGTAATACAAAACCTGAAGCGATTCGTTGGTTTCAATAA